The nucleotide window ATAGTCGGAGAAGTTGGTGAACTTCCCCTTCTCCTCGCGCGCCGAGATGATCGACCCGACGACCCCGGACCCGACGTTGCGGATCGCCGCCAGACCGAACCGGATGTCCTTGCCGACCGCGGCGAAGTTCCGCTGCGACTCGTTGACATCGGGCGGTAGCACGGTGATCCCGAGCTTGCGGCAGTCGGCGAGATAGATCGCCGCCTTGTCCTTGTCGTCGCCGACCGAGGTCAGCAGCCCGGCCATGTACTCGGCGGGGTAGTTCGCCTTGAGGTAGGCGGTCCAGAACGACACCAGTCCGTAGCCCGCGGCGTGCGACTTGTTGAACGCGTAGCCGGCGAACGGCAGGACGGTGTCCCACAGCGCGGTGATCGCGGCCTGCGAGAAGCCGTTGGTGCGCATGCCCTCCGCGAAGCCGTCGTAGGCCTCGTCGAGGATCTCCTTCTTCTTCTTGCCCATCGCGCGACGCAGCAGATCGGCCTGTCCGAGCGAGTACCCGGCGACCTTCTGCGCGATCTGCATGATCTGCTCTTGGTAGACGATCAGGCCGTAGGTCTCCGACAGGATCTCCTTGAGCGGTTCCTCCAGCTCCGGATGGATCGGCCGGATGTCCTGCAGACCGTTCTTGCGCTTGGCGTAGTCGGTGTGGGCGTTCACACCCATCGGACCCGGACGGTACAGCGCGAGAACTGCGACGATGTCCTCGAACCCGGTGGGCTGCATCATCTTCAGCAGGTCGCGCATGGCCGCGCCGTCGAGCTGGAACACGCCCAGGGTGTCACCGCGCGCGAGCAACTCGTAGGTCTTGGGGTCCTCGAGCGGAAGTGCGTCGAGGTCGAGGTCGATGCCCCGGTTCAGTTTGATGTTCTCCAGGGCGTCACCGATGACGGTGAGGTTGCGCAGCCCGAGGAAATCCATCTTGAGCAGGCCGATGGCCTCACACGACGGATAGTCCCAGCCGGTGATGATCGCGCCGTCCTGCGCACGCTTCCACACCGGGATCGCGTCGGTGAGGGGTTCTGACGACATGATCACCGCACAGGCGTGCACGCCCGCGTTGCGGATCAGTCCCTCGAGCCCGATCGCGGTGTCGTAGATCTTCTTGACGTCCGGGTCGGTCTCGATCAGCGTCCGGACCTCGGCGGCCTCGCCGAACCGCTCGTGTTCAGGATCGGTGATGCCCCAGACCGGGATGTCCTTGGCCATGATGGGCGGCGGGAGAGCCTTGGTGATGCGGTCGGCGATGGCGAACCCGGGCTGACCGAACTGGACGCGCGCCGAGTCCTTGATCGCGGCCTTCGTCTTGATGGTTCCGAAGGTGATGACCTGGGCCACCTTGTCGCTGCCCCACCGGTCGGTCGCGTACCGCACCATCTCGCCTCGACGACGATCGTCGAAGTCGATGTCGATGTCGGGCATCGACACGCGCTCGGGGTTGAGGAATCGCTCGAAGAGCAGCCCATGCGGGATCGGGTCGATGTTGGTGATGCCCAGCGCCCAGGCCACGAGGGAGCCGGCCGCCGAGCCACGGCCCGGCCCCACCCGGATGCCGACCTCGAGAGCGTGGCGGATGAGGTCGCCGACGACGAGGAAGTAGGCCGGGAACCCCATCTGGATGATGACGTCGAGCTCGTAGTTGGCGCGGCGCAGGTATTCCTCGGGCACCTCGGTGCCGGCGAAGCGACGCTCCGCGAGGCCCTTCGCGACCTCCTTGCGCAGGAAGGTCTGCTGGGTCTCGCCGTCGGGCACCGGGAAGACCGGCATCCGGTCGCGGTGGGTGAAGACCTCTTTGTAGGACTGGACGCGCTCGCCGATCTCGAGGGTGTTGTCACACGCCCCCGGCACGATCGAATCCCACTGCTCGCGCATCTCGGCCGCGGACTTCAGGTAGTAACCGTCGCCGTCGAACTTGAACCGGGTCGGGTCGGAGAGGGTCTTGCCGGTCTGCACGCACAGCAGCGCCTCGTGCGCGGCGGCGTGCTCCTTGGTCACGTAGTGGCAGTCGTTGGTGACGATCGGCTTGATGCCCAGCTTGCGGCCGATCTCGAGCAGACCGTCGCGCACGCGCCGCTCGATCTCGAGTCCATGCTCCATCAACTCGAGGTAGAAGTTGTCCTTGCCGAAGATCTCCTGCCACTTCGCCGCGGCCTCGAGTGCCTCGCGATCGTGGCCGAGCCGCAGACGCGTCTGCACCTCACCGGACGGGCACCCCGTGGTCGCGATGATCCCCTCGGCGTGCTCGGCGATCAGGTCCACGTCCATCCGCGACCACTTGCCGAGTTGCCCCTCGATCGACGCCAGCGACGACAGCTTGAACAGGTTGCGCAGGCCGGTCGCGTTCTCCGCGACCATGGTCATGTGCGTGTACGCACCCGAGCCGGAGACGTCGTCGCTCTTCTGCTCGCGCGTACCCCACTGGATTCGTTTGGTGTCGAAGCGCGAACCGGGTGCGATGTAGGCCTCGATGCCGATGATCGGCTTGATGTCGTTCTTGACCGCGGTGTTGTAGAACTCGCTGGCGCCGAACATGTTCCCGTGGTCGGTCATACCGATCGCGGTCATCCCCAGGCGTCTGGCCTCGGCGAACAACGGGGACACCTTCGCCGCACCGTCGAGCATGGAGTACTCGGTGTGGTTGTGCAGGTGTACAAACGAGTCCGTCACGGCGCCTCTTCTGTCGAGATCAGTCTGTAGATGTCGGTTCAGTCGTCAGATGTCGGTTCGATCGGTGGCCGTCGGGCACGGGAGGGTCTCCGATGACGCTCGGTGTGCCGGGTCCGATTCCGGGTCCACTCTAGGCGCGTGTACCGACACCTCCGGGGTGCCACTCCGGGTCGTGACGCATGGGACAACTGTGGTACCACGGCGGCGCCGGCCACCGGTTCACAGCGCCAGGAACACGACGACGATCGCGATGAGCAACACCACCGCGATGATCGCCAGCGCCACGGGCAGCCGGTTGGCCGCGGGACGTCCCGATCCGGGCGAACCGACCGGCCCGGCGGGGCCCCGGGGTACCGGGCCACGGAGCGCACCCGGCTGGGCCGCGAGGCCCGGACCGCGCGGCGCACCGGGCTGCGCCGGCGGGGTGCCGTCGGGCCGCAGGTGGTCGTTGCTCTGCCGGAAGGGGTTCGACGGCGGATGCTGCCACACCGCCGGATCGGCGCCGGTCGTCGGCCGCGACCCCGGTCCCGGCTGCACCGCCCGGTCCGAACGAGCCGCACCCCGATCCGAGGGCCTGCCCGGCGGCGTCGCCCGCGCCGGGGTCGCTCGCTGCGTCGCCTGGTGTGCCGGGTCCGGATTCGCGGGGCGACCGGGCCGGGGCGGGCGACGTTCGGTGGGCGCCCGGTCGCCGGCCGGGGGACGTCCGGCGGGCGGCGGGGTCGGCCGACCGGGCCGTACGGGCATCTCCGGCGCGGGCCGCGGGCCGGGAGCGGCGCGGCCGGCCACCTGACCGGGAATCCCCCGGATCGTCTCCGCATCGAGGTCGGCGACCGACCTAGGCCGCACGCTCCGCAGGCTCCTCGCCAGGGCGTCGGCGAACTCCCGACAGCTGGCGAAGCGGTCGTCGGGCGTCTTCGCCATCGCCCGGGCGATGACGGAGTCGGCCTCGGCCGGGAGCCCGGGTACGAGGTCGGACACCCGCGGCACCGGCTCTTTCAGGTGAGCCCCGATGACCGCGCCGTTGTCGCGATCATCGAAGGGCACGCGCCCGGTCAGCAGGTGAAACGCGGTGGCCGCCAGCGAGTACTGATCGGTCCGGCCGTCGAGTCGACGACCCGTCAGCTGCTCGGGCGAGGCGTAGGACAGCGTGGCGAGGACCGTGCCGACCGAGGTGAGCGCCTCGGTCTCGTCGGAGAGCTTGGCGACCCCGAAATCCGTCAGCAGGACCCGCTGCTCGTCGAACGACGAGTCCTCGTCGACCTCGGCGAGCAGGATGTTGGCGGGCTTCACATCGCGATGGAGGAGTCCGCGCCGATTGGCGTGGTCGATCCCCCGCGCCACCTCCGACACGATGTGCACCACGCGCCGCGGGGCGAACCGACCGCGTCCGGCGAGTTCTCGCGCACAATCGGTCCCCGGGACGTACTGCATGGCGATCCACAGTAGGTCGGCCTCCCCGCGTTCCGACGCAACGGGATTCGACGCAACAGGATTCGAGGACGACGACGTCGAGGCGTCCGACCTCGACGGGATCGGCACACTGGCGCGTCCGCGGTTGAAGACGGTGACGATGTTGGGGTGGTCGAGCGTGGCCGCGACCTCCGCCTCGCGCAGGAACCGCCGACGGAAATTGCTGTCGGTGAGTCCGGCCGAGGCCTTGAGCACCTTCAGGGCGTCGTACCGGGGCAGTTCGGGGTGCCGGGCGAGGAAGACGGCGCCCATGCCTCCGCTCCCGAGTACCCGGTCGACGCGGTACCCGGCCACGAGTGTTCCCGGCTCGAGCACCCCCTCAATCTAGGCGAGTTCGGCGGGGATGTCGCCCACAAGCGGCCGATCGAACGGCCTGGTCGGCTCGTGGCAGATCAGGTCGACCGCAGGACGTCGAGCGCGTGCTGCAGGTCCTCCGGGTACGACGAGGTGAACTCCACCTGCCGGCCGTCGGCGGGATGGGCGAACCCCAGCGACCGCGCGTGCAGCCACTGACGTTCGAGACCCAGCTTCTTGGCCAGGACCGGATCGGCACCGTACGTCGGATCACCGCAACACGGATGATGCAGGGCCGAGAAGTGAACCCGGATCTGGTGCGTACGACCCGTTTCGAGGTGCACGTCGAGCAGCGACGCCGACGCGAACATCTCCAGGGTGTCGTAGTGGGTGACGCTCGGTTTGCCGTTCGCGGTGACCGCGAACTTCCAGTCGTTGCCGCGGTGACGGCCGATCGGGGCGTCGATCGTCCCCGACGGCGGGTCGAGGTGCCCCTGGACCAGGGCGTGGTAGCCCTTGTCCACGGTCCGCTGTTTGAACGCACGCTTGAGCAGCGTGTACGCCCGCTCGGACACCGCGACGACCATGACTCCCGAGGTACCGACGTCCAGACGGTGGACGATGCCCTGGCGTTCGTGGGCGCCCGAGGTCGAGATCCGGAAACCCGCTGCCGCGAGCGCCCCGATGACCGTCGGCCCGCTCCAGCCGACGGACGGATGAGCGGCCACCCCCACCGGCTTGTCGACGACGACGATGTCGGAGTCGTGGTAGATGACCTCGAGGTCCTCCACCGGCGTCGGCTCGATACGCAGCGGTTCCGCCGGCTCGGGCAGAGTCACGTGCAGCATCGTGCCCGCGGCGAGCTTGTGGGACTTCCCCACCGCCACGCCGTCGACGATCACGTCGCCGTCCTCGGCGAGGGTGGCGACGACGGTGCGCGACAGCCCGAGCATCCGCGAGACGCCGGCGTCCACCCGCATCCCGTCGAGACCGTCGGGCACCGGTAGGAAACGCGATTCACGCATGAGCGCCGTCCTCGGTGTCGGCGGGATCGCGCCGGTCGTGCCGTGCGGCCCACCCGGTACGGCTGCCGTCATAGTCGAAGCCGAGCGCCGAGAGCACGACGAGCAGGATCGCGCCGCACACCACGGCGGAGTCGGCGACGTTGAACACCGGCCACCATCCCACGGACACGAAGTCGACCACGTGTCCCTGGAAGGGTTGCGGTGCCCGGAAGATGCGGTCCATCAGATTCCCGATGGCGCCGCCGAGCACGAGTGCCAGACCGGCCACCCACCACCAGGACCGCAGTCGGCTGCTGTAGCGGATGATCACGAGGACGACCACGAGGGCGATGATCGAGAGCACCCAGGTGTACCCGGTCGCGAGCGAGAAGGCCGCCCCGCTGTTGCGGATGAGACGCAGGGTCACGAAGTCGCCGATGATCTCCACCGGGCGCGCCGGATCCAGCGTGGCGACCGCGATCGTCTTCGTCAGCTGGTCCAGGCCCAGGATGAGGAGTGCGACGCCGAGCACCGCGATGGTCACCGTCGGCAGCCGGCGGCCGTTCCCGCGTACGGACGTGTCGTCGTCGGGTCCGCGGTCTGCCCCGGGTTCGACACTTCCGTGCGGGTCCACGTGCTCTCGATCCGTCAGGGGTTGGTCATCCACAGGATCATTGTCCACGACTCGTCGAATACCCTGGCTACCCGTGTCCCCGCATCCCCGTCGCCTCCGGTCCGTCGTCTCGTCGATCGCGGCGGCCACCGCGTTGTCGGTACTGGTCGCAGGGTGCTCGTCGGACGCCGACGAGACCGCCGGGGCCGCGGCGTCGAGCACGCCGGCGGGCTGTAGCGCCGACTCGCCGTCCCGTGCGGCCGGTGCGGCGCCGGTCCCGATCGCGCCGGCGACGGTGACGATCGTCGACGCGGGCGCCGGTGAGCGCCGGGTGCCCACGACCGCACCGGACGTCACGGCCGCCCAGTCGGTGACGCTGGTGACGACGTCGGAGGTCGCATCACCGGGCAGCGCGGACGCCCAGACCGTCGAAATGCCCCTCGCGGCGCGCTTCGGCTGTACCGATGTCGCCGACCTCGAACTCGAACTCGGCACCGTCACGTCACCGGACCCGACGCTGAACGATGCGTTGGCGGCGGTGGCCGGCGCGAAGGCGGGGCTCACGCTCGGCCCGGGGTACGCGCCGGTGTCCCTGCGGATCGCACCGCCGGAGTCGGCGGGGGGTGAGGCGCGTCTTGCGGTCGAGCAGGCGCTGGTCTCGGCGTTCAACACTGCGGTGGTCCTGCCGACCGAGCCGGTCGCGGTGGGCGCGACGTGGCGGAGCGAACGGGTCATCGCGTCCGCCGCGACCGTCACCCAGACGATCGAGGCACGACTCACCGCATGGGACGGCAACCGGCTCACCATCGACTACACAGCCGAGGAGACCCCGGTGAACTCGGTGTTCGCGATCCCCGGCGGCGGTGACAGTCTCACCATCAGCCGCTACAGCTACTCCGGCGAGGGGACGGTCACCATCGATCTGACGCGCGGGCTGCCGGTGGCCGGCGAGGCCACCTACCGCGGGGCCCGAGAGCTGGTCGGAGCGGACCCGGGCCGTCCGCTGTTGCAGCAGACCGGGCTGTCGGTGGCCTGGCGCTGAACGCCGACGGCCCCGGGCCGCCGACATCGGTCGGCGACCCGGGGCCGCGGATCTTGCTGTGCGAGAGAGGGCCGGAAGGCCCCGTCGCCGACGCCGCCTACTCGGTGGCGAGGCGGATGGTGGTCAGCTCGCGGGCGCGCACATGGCGCTCTCGACCTGATACAGGCCGAGCAGGTTGCACACGGTCTCGTTCGAGAGCTTCCAGCGTCCGTCGTCGTAGACGATGGTCGACTCGGCGTTGGTCGGCGGGTTGCCCGCGGTCTCGATCCGGACCTTGACGCGCGCCTTGTTGGGGCCGGCGCTGATCACGGGGTTGACCAGGACCCAGTCGACGTCGGAGTTCTCGGCACGCGCCTTGACCAGTTCGTCGAAGATCGCCGGGTCCTTCTCCGAGCCCTCGACGAGCTCGACCTTCTCCGCCCGCGGGATGTTCGGGTCGACCGCCTTGTCGACCAGCTCGTTGAGGGCTGCGATCGACGGCGGGTTGCTGCCGTCGGTGATCTCGGAGCCATCCCCGCCGGCAGCGGCGGTGTCGGTGCTGGTGAGCGTCGGTGCGGGCGGCGCGTCGGCGTCGTCGCCCCCGCAGGCCGCGACGGTGGTCATCAACGCTGCCGCGATCATGGTCGCGCCAAGAAATTTCCGATACTTCAACGATCTCCCTCACTGTGATCTCGGGCATGGGGTGCGCCGGTGGGCGCTCTCGTACCGCGATGCCGGACGTGTCTGCCGGGTACGACCCGGCGACGGCCCACACCACTATGCCAAACAACGAGGACCGGGGGTCCCCGGTGCCGTCGACACGCGACGACGATCCGGCCCGCGGGGGCGTCGCCGAGCCGGCAACGCTTGACGGCCCGGCCGGGTTCCGGTGACCCTTGGGCACCATGACAGGCACCCCTCCCCCCGGCACCTCCGCCA belongs to Gordonia sp. KTR9 and includes:
- a CDS encoding serine/threonine-protein kinase is translated as MLEPGTLVAGYRVDRVLGSGGMGAVFLARHPELPRYDALKVLKASAGLTDSNFRRRFLREAEVAATLDHPNIVTVFNRGRASVPIPSRSDASTSSSSNPVASNPVASERGEADLLWIAMQYVPGTDCARELAGRGRFAPRRVVHIVSEVARGIDHANRRGLLHRDVKPANILLAEVDEDSSFDEQRVLLTDFGVAKLSDETEALTSVGTVLATLSYASPEQLTGRRLDGRTDQYSLAATAFHLLTGRVPFDDRDNGAVIGAHLKEPVPRVSDLVPGLPAEADSVIARAMAKTPDDRFASCREFADALARSLRSVRPRSVADLDAETIRGIPGQVAGRAAPGPRPAPEMPVRPGRPTPPPAGRPPAGDRAPTERRPPRPGRPANPDPAHQATQRATPARATPPGRPSDRGAARSDRAVQPGPGSRPTTGADPAVWQHPPSNPFRQSNDHLRPDGTPPAQPGAPRGPGLAAQPGALRGPVPRGPAGPVGSPGSGRPAANRLPVALAIIAVVLLIAIVVVFLAL
- a CDS encoding RluA family pseudouridine synthase, which translates into the protein MRESRFLPVPDGLDGMRVDAGVSRMLGLSRTVVATLAEDGDVIVDGVAVGKSHKLAAGTMLHVTLPEPAEPLRIEPTPVEDLEVIYHDSDIVVVDKPVGVAAHPSVGWSGPTVIGALAAAGFRISTSGAHERQGIVHRLDVGTSGVMVVAVSERAYTLLKRAFKQRTVDKGYHALVQGHLDPPSGTIDAPIGRHRGNDWKFAVTANGKPSVTHYDTLEMFASASLLDVHLETGRTHQIRVHFSALHHPCCGDPTYGADPVLAKKLGLERQWLHARSLGFAHPADGRQVEFTSSYPEDLQHALDVLRST
- the lspA gene encoding signal peptidase II — protein: MDDQPLTDREHVDPHGSVEPGADRGPDDDTSVRGNGRRLPTVTIAVLGVALLILGLDQLTKTIAVATLDPARPVEIIGDFVTLRLIRNSGAAFSLATGYTWVLSIIALVVVLVIIRYSSRLRSWWWVAGLALVLGGAIGNLMDRIFRAPQPFQGHVVDFVSVGWWPVFNVADSAVVCGAILLVVLSALGFDYDGSRTGWAARHDRRDPADTEDGAHA
- the dnaE gene encoding DNA polymerase III subunit alpha — translated: MTDSFVHLHNHTEYSMLDGAAKVSPLFAEARRLGMTAIGMTDHGNMFGASEFYNTAVKNDIKPIIGIEAYIAPGSRFDTKRIQWGTREQKSDDVSGSGAYTHMTMVAENATGLRNLFKLSSLASIEGQLGKWSRMDVDLIAEHAEGIIATTGCPSGEVQTRLRLGHDREALEAAAKWQEIFGKDNFYLELMEHGLEIERRVRDGLLEIGRKLGIKPIVTNDCHYVTKEHAAAHEALLCVQTGKTLSDPTRFKFDGDGYYLKSAAEMREQWDSIVPGACDNTLEIGERVQSYKEVFTHRDRMPVFPVPDGETQQTFLRKEVAKGLAERRFAGTEVPEEYLRRANYELDVIIQMGFPAYFLVVGDLIRHALEVGIRVGPGRGSAAGSLVAWALGITNIDPIPHGLLFERFLNPERVSMPDIDIDFDDRRRGEMVRYATDRWGSDKVAQVITFGTIKTKAAIKDSARVQFGQPGFAIADRITKALPPPIMAKDIPVWGITDPEHERFGEAAEVRTLIETDPDVKKIYDTAIGLEGLIRNAGVHACAVIMSSEPLTDAIPVWKRAQDGAIITGWDYPSCEAIGLLKMDFLGLRNLTVIGDALENIKLNRGIDLDLDALPLEDPKTYELLARGDTLGVFQLDGAAMRDLLKMMQPTGFEDIVAVLALYRPGPMGVNAHTDYAKRKNGLQDIRPIHPELEEPLKEILSETYGLIVYQEQIMQIAQKVAGYSLGQADLLRRAMGKKKKEILDEAYDGFAEGMRTNGFSQAAITALWDTVLPFAGYAFNKSHAAGYGLVSFWTAYLKANYPAEYMAGLLTSVGDDKDKAAIYLADCRKLGITVLPPDVNESQRNFAAVGKDIRFGLAAIRNVGSGVVGSIISAREEKGKFTNFSDYLGKIDVTACSKKVTESLIKAGAFDSLGHPRKGLFLVHGEAVESVIGTKKAEAIGQFDLFGDAGGADDSMAEVFAVKVPEEEWDTKHKLAIEREMLGLYVSGHPLSGVEHAIAAHTDTSISTLLEGNVADGAQITIGGIISSVTRRVNKKGEPWAAVTLEDMVGGVEVYFFPRAYTAYGMDIVADNIVLIKARVNLRDDSMMISANDLAVPDLETAGATKPVALTLSARLCTPDRVAALKQVLTRHPGMADVHVTLVSDKRQTQLKLTESLRVAPSSALMGDLKALLGPSCLS